The Nitrospira sp. KM1 genome includes a window with the following:
- a CDS encoding glycosyltransferase, which yields MKILIVNTDYPDFLDWLYQEHAGLDERSYEEQIRVRAGSLYGVADFYSSNLRVLGHEAHDIYANNETLQLAWAFRHGSAMNEHGRLKRTAESFMRIAKSMTVGSPVRYLRQYVGSGSTKIGRSWNVQYELLMAQVKHYKPDVLLNQAVDSISGRFMKEAKPYVRLIVGQHAAIPLPTEEDLGAYDLMVSSFPATVEDFQRRGLCAHLWRLAFEPRVLSALSLREKKWDISFIGSLFAVHNSRVNLLRLLCGHFPQLRIWSPTVGGLPKVSPIRAHYMGQAWGRQMYDILSSSKLTINHHGDVAPYANNMRLYEATGVGTCLLTDWKPNLCDMFAPGREVLAYRRDEECVELVRRYLGQDGERETVARAGQDRTLREHTYYHRMQEFVGIVEKYL from the coding sequence ATGAAGATCCTGATTGTGAACACCGACTACCCCGACTTCCTTGATTGGCTCTATCAGGAGCATGCGGGGCTGGACGAACGGAGCTATGAAGAGCAGATCAGGGTTCGAGCGGGAAGTCTGTATGGTGTAGCCGACTTCTATTCGAGCAATCTTCGCGTCCTTGGGCACGAAGCTCATGACATCTACGCGAACAATGAAACCTTGCAGCTAGCCTGGGCTTTCCGTCACGGTTCTGCAATGAATGAACACGGCCGGCTCAAGCGGACAGCCGAATCGTTCATGAGGATTGCAAAGTCGATGACTGTTGGATCGCCTGTCCGCTATTTGCGTCAATACGTAGGTTCCGGATCGACAAAGATCGGTCGCTCGTGGAATGTGCAGTATGAGTTACTCATGGCACAGGTCAAACACTATAAGCCCGATGTGCTATTGAACCAGGCTGTGGATTCAATCTCCGGCCGCTTTATGAAGGAAGCCAAACCGTATGTCCGGCTCATCGTCGGCCAACACGCGGCTATCCCGTTGCCGACTGAGGAAGACCTCGGCGCCTACGACCTGATGGTGTCATCTTTTCCTGCTACCGTGGAGGATTTCCAGCGACGGGGGCTTTGTGCGCATCTCTGGCGCCTCGCCTTTGAGCCGCGTGTCCTATCGGCGTTGAGCCTTCGCGAGAAGAAGTGGGACATCAGCTTCATCGGAAGTCTTTTCGCCGTCCACAACAGCAGAGTGAATTTATTAAGGCTGCTGTGCGGGCATTTCCCTCAATTAAGAATCTGGTCTCCAACTGTCGGCGGATTACCGAAAGTGTCTCCGATCCGGGCGCACTATATGGGTCAGGCATGGGGACGACAGATGTACGATATTCTCAGTTCCTCCAAATTGACGATCAATCATCATGGGGACGTCGCACCCTATGCCAACAACATGCGGCTGTATGAGGCCACCGGTGTCGGAACCTGTCTGCTCACGGACTGGAAGCCGAACCTCTGCGACATGTTCGCGCCGGGGAGAGAAGTCCTCGCCTATCGACGAGACGAGGAATGCGTGGAACTTGTGCGGCGTTATCTTGGGCAGGATGGGGAGCGTGAGACTGTCGCCCGTGCCGGCCAGGATCGCACGTTGCGCGAACACACGTACTACCATCGAATGCAAGAGTTTGTCGGGATTGTGGAGAAGTATTTGTGA
- a CDS encoding FkbM family methyltransferase, which produces MSGFRRTTSDYLRSVCHSIGFGLHRVGPGRDQVCERTRLSRLLAQAESALSPGTVIDVGAACGDFVETCSRVFPAASYVMVEPLVEYRRLLQEIERRHPRSRYICAAATSHAGDIVINVHPDLVGSSVLRETEQGTGVNGVPRTVPAVTIDGLVQQTRARGPFLLKIDVQGAELDVLEGAARTLEETEYILCEVSLFKFFESGPEVLDVTTYMKRRGFVMYDLGGMQYRPLDNALSQIDIAFVKETGPLRQRHEYATPEQRADQDRRIRASLSGRVLPR; this is translated from the coding sequence GTGTCCGGCTTCAGACGCACGACGAGCGATTATCTGAGGAGTGTCTGTCACTCAATCGGATTCGGCCTTCATCGGGTCGGCCCCGGAAGGGATCAGGTCTGTGAGCGGACGCGGTTGTCACGGCTATTGGCGCAAGCAGAGAGTGCATTGTCCCCTGGCACTGTCATCGATGTGGGAGCGGCCTGCGGAGACTTCGTCGAGACATGCTCGCGGGTCTTTCCTGCAGCGAGCTATGTGATGGTCGAACCGCTCGTTGAATACCGAAGGCTCCTTCAAGAGATCGAACGGCGACATCCTCGTAGCCGATACATTTGCGCAGCAGCCACATCGCATGCCGGTGACATTGTGATCAATGTGCACCCGGATCTCGTCGGATCTTCGGTGCTACGGGAGACCGAACAAGGCACCGGAGTCAATGGAGTGCCTAGAACCGTTCCCGCCGTAACGATCGACGGATTGGTCCAACAGACTCGTGCCAGGGGGCCGTTTCTTCTCAAGATAGACGTCCAGGGAGCGGAACTCGATGTACTGGAGGGGGCGGCACGGACTTTGGAGGAAACTGAATATATTTTATGCGAGGTGTCGTTGTTCAAATTCTTCGAGTCCGGCCCAGAAGTGCTGGATGTCACGACATATATGAAACGTCGGGGATTCGTCATGTATGACCTGGGGGGAATGCAGTACCGACCTCTCGACAATGCTCTTTCTCAGATCGACATCGCATTCGTGAAGGAAACAGGACCATTGCGCCAGCGGCATGAGTATGCGACTCCTGAGCAGCGCGCGGATCAGGATCGCCGAATACGGGCGAGTCTTTCCGGACGTGTGCTTCCACGATGA
- a CDS encoding class I SAM-dependent methyltransferase: MEGSSVVVQDNPDQACHQQKSNKAFGSDRVAQSVWYRSYDLRYEADLISRCFLSGSRVLDLGCGYGRTTVSLKRLGYEVIGTDVVERMIEEARSAHPDMDYRIMDACAIAFPDSSFDHVLFSFNGIDCILPESRRLTAMREIFRVLKPGGTALLSSHNWLPYLLIPSHLKNGKWLSWFRQGVLSRRWYSAGVEDLPFDCYISTPWRTLRQLREVGFEQVRIASGQRPLPRFLQRATLLTLCVDLWPHFIAKKHGSGITEAAHR; the protein is encoded by the coding sequence ATGGAAGGCAGCTCGGTGGTCGTGCAGGACAACCCGGACCAGGCCTGTCATCAACAGAAAAGCAATAAGGCCTTTGGCTCGGACAGGGTCGCACAATCCGTCTGGTACCGCTCGTACGATCTTCGATATGAAGCTGATCTCATCAGCCGTTGCTTTCTCTCTGGGTCCAGAGTGCTGGATCTGGGTTGTGGATACGGTCGGACGACCGTGTCACTCAAACGGTTAGGGTATGAGGTGATCGGAACCGATGTCGTGGAGCGAATGATCGAAGAAGCCAGGTCGGCGCACCCTGATATGGATTATCGAATCATGGATGCCTGTGCGATCGCGTTTCCGGATTCATCATTCGATCACGTCTTGTTTTCCTTCAACGGCATTGATTGCATTTTGCCTGAGTCACGGCGGTTGACAGCAATGAGAGAGATCTTCCGGGTATTAAAGCCGGGAGGCACAGCGCTGTTGTCCTCTCACAATTGGCTCCCATATTTGTTGATACCGTCCCATTTGAAAAACGGAAAGTGGTTGTCCTGGTTTCGTCAGGGCGTGCTGTCACGGCGGTGGTACAGCGCGGGCGTGGAAGATCTCCCGTTTGACTGTTACATCAGTACTCCGTGGCGAACACTTCGGCAGCTGCGAGAGGTCGGATTCGAGCAAGTTCGTATTGCCTCGGGGCAACGTCCTCTGCCTCGGTTCCTGCAACGAGCGACTCTGCTGACTCTGTGCGTCGACCTGTGGCCGCACTTCATCGCAAAGAAACATGGCTCTGGGATAACCGAGGCAGCGCACAGATGA
- a CDS encoding glycosyltransferase family 4 protein — protein MPERIAIVSSSFPPESSGGVSHAQYNLARALEAKGFDVRVFTFGDRPGASGAPNIVRKGVPPLVSRFFERLIGLYFRCKDPSTIAYHFAEVVIFAWSSIKLNRIIGKFRPDVLILPDHGCPGLCIRKPPGCRTILVSHHNPARFLENPLWGRHSQLDVKLTIAAENRALRKIDAVICPSHYMHEMFRRTYEFSGPVSVVPNMIDTGMLSSITMHDIRETLGLRPEAVLVYIPSAGSVYKGSQYVCEIIRRLAALTSGDIGFYLSGPISQAMAFELNSRPHNAKVHMPGQISYRDNLAIVKACSFGLSPTLIENFSMALLEAHACGVPMAAFDVGGNAEIIVNGRSGLLVPYLDVEALVRAGDRLLDKSYRTAMGIEAMRNAASRFSSQVVIEQVAALIEKAGR, from the coding sequence ATGCCTGAGCGCATTGCCATCGTCTCCAGTTCCTTTCCACCGGAGAGTTCCGGCGGCGTCTCCCATGCGCAGTACAATCTGGCCCGTGCCTTGGAGGCAAAAGGATTCGATGTGCGGGTCTTCACGTTTGGAGACCGTCCCGGTGCTTCGGGAGCGCCGAACATCGTTCGGAAGGGAGTGCCTCCGCTCGTCTCTCGCTTCTTCGAGCGGCTCATCGGACTTTACTTTCGATGTAAAGATCCCTCGACAATCGCCTATCACTTTGCGGAGGTCGTCATCTTCGCCTGGTCCTCCATCAAGCTCAACCGTATCATCGGGAAGTTTCGCCCGGATGTCCTGATTCTACCCGACCACGGGTGTCCCGGACTTTGTATACGGAAACCTCCGGGGTGCCGAACGATCTTGGTATCGCACCACAACCCGGCAAGATTTCTGGAGAATCCCCTTTGGGGACGTCACTCGCAACTCGATGTGAAACTGACGATAGCTGCAGAAAATAGAGCGCTGCGGAAAATCGATGCCGTGATCTGTCCATCGCATTACATGCACGAAATGTTCAGAAGGACGTACGAATTCTCCGGCCCCGTATCGGTGGTTCCCAACATGATTGATACGGGCATGCTGTCATCCATCACCATGCACGATATTCGGGAAACACTCGGGCTGCGGCCAGAAGCGGTACTCGTCTATATCCCATCCGCAGGAAGTGTCTACAAGGGATCGCAGTACGTCTGCGAGATCATCAGAAGACTGGCGGCCCTGACGTCCGGCGATATTGGATTCTATTTATCCGGTCCGATCAGTCAGGCAATGGCATTCGAACTCAACTCGCGCCCGCACAATGCCAAAGTCCACATGCCGGGACAGATCAGTTATCGCGACAACCTGGCGATCGTCAAGGCATGCTCATTCGGTCTCTCTCCGACCTTGATCGAGAACTTTAGCATGGCCCTACTTGAAGCCCACGCATGTGGAGTTCCCATGGCCGCGTTCGACGTCGGTGGCAATGCAGAGATCATCGTTAATGGTCGCAGCGGCTTGTTGGTCCCATATTTGGACGTCGAGGCATTGGTGCGGGCTGGAGACCGCCTTCTGGACAAGTCCTACCGAACTGCCATGGGGATCGAGGCCATGAGAAACGCCGCGTCGAGATTTTCGAGTCAGGTGGTGATCGAACAAGTGGCGGCCCTCATCGAAAAGGCGGGGCGATGA
- a CDS encoding polysaccharide deacetylase family protein produces MSLGAIRQIALRFRNRFRSKALILLYHRTSEVETDPQLLSVTPKHFSDHLAHLVKRYSVMSLDELVCARLARRDIPDRTIAVTFDDGYADNLTEAMPLLERFNVPATVFVAGLAFDDQPFWWDELESIFLRPSTLPSAFNLRVGSVDCRRELNSAAQYREAEFARYRNWDVLNPDAPTPRHALYRDLCVMLKQASPSQRSAAMRTIREWSGRSNTRYRGHRRLTAREIKDLASGYVVRVGAHTVSHAALATLSLQEQRKEIFDSRDDLEKILGEAPKSFAYPFGCKTDYSSDTVSLVRSAGFELACSNYPGIVTAGVDKYQLPRMIVRNWSQDIFATKVNSWFEEGV; encoded by the coding sequence ATGAGCCTGGGAGCAATTCGACAAATAGCGCTTCGCTTCAGGAATCGCTTCCGATCGAAAGCGCTCATCCTTCTCTATCACCGGACAAGTGAAGTGGAAACCGATCCACAGCTGTTGTCGGTCACTCCAAAACATTTCTCCGATCATCTCGCGCACCTGGTGAAACGATACTCCGTCATGAGTCTGGATGAGCTCGTCTGCGCTCGCCTTGCGAGACGAGATATCCCGGACCGAACCATTGCTGTGACCTTCGACGATGGGTACGCCGACAACCTTACAGAGGCCATGCCGCTACTGGAGCGATTCAATGTGCCGGCGACGGTTTTCGTTGCGGGTCTGGCATTCGATGACCAGCCATTTTGGTGGGATGAGCTCGAAAGCATCTTTTTACGTCCGTCCACACTGCCTTCAGCATTCAATCTCCGGGTAGGGTCCGTCGACTGTCGGCGCGAGTTGAATAGTGCCGCTCAGTATCGTGAGGCGGAGTTTGCCCGCTATCGGAACTGGGATGTCCTGAACCCGGATGCGCCGACCCCCCGTCATGCCCTGTATAGGGATCTCTGCGTGATGCTGAAACAGGCATCGCCCTCGCAGCGGAGCGCCGCGATGCGAACAATCCGAGAATGGAGCGGCAGGTCGAACACTCGGTATCGTGGACACCGGAGACTGACTGCGCGTGAGATCAAAGACTTGGCATCGGGATATGTTGTCCGCGTGGGTGCGCACACCGTGTCGCATGCCGCGCTGGCTACCCTTTCGTTGCAGGAACAACGGAAAGAGATCTTCGACAGCCGCGACGACCTGGAAAAGATTTTGGGAGAGGCTCCCAAGAGTTTTGCCTACCCATTCGGGTGCAAGACGGATTATTCGAGCGATACCGTCAGCCTTGTCCGCTCAGCCGGGTTCGAATTGGCCTGCTCGAATTATCCTGGGATTGTGACGGCCGGTGTGGACAAATACCAGCTGCCGCGAATGATCGTCAGAAACTGGTCGCAGGATATCTTTGCAACAAAGGTCAACAGTTGGTTCGAGGAAGGGGTTTGA
- a CDS encoding glycosyltransferase family 2 protein: MTMWSEYPSLSIVTPSFNQGQFLEDAIQSVLVQQYPNLEYVVMDGGSSDGSVDTIRKYESRLTYWHTGRDDGQYDAINKGFVRTSGDIMGWLNSDDKYTPWTFSVVADIFRSFPQVEWITTVHPQRWNERGQSVHVDFTGGFSSRAFLKGSNFPVSGSYGKRWIQQESTFWRRSLWERAGGRLDPCFKAAGDFDLWARFFEHAELYGVDAVLGGFRVHGDQRSVRLKEQYMAEAERVLCRYGQWPCQWWEGAMRSFLWKLLRTHSMVRLPEWSRQLFHKTGLFYPAKVAVWTGKDWEIITAFAL; the protein is encoded by the coding sequence ATGACTATGTGGTCGGAATATCCCTCCTTGTCCATCGTGACTCCGTCCTTCAACCAGGGACAATTTCTCGAAGACGCCATTCAATCTGTTCTCGTACAGCAGTATCCCAATCTAGAATACGTCGTCATGGACGGCGGATCTTCCGACGGAAGCGTTGACACAATCAGAAAGTACGAAAGCCGTCTCACGTATTGGCACACCGGACGAGACGATGGTCAGTACGATGCCATCAACAAGGGATTCGTCCGCACGAGCGGCGATATCATGGGCTGGTTGAACAGTGACGATAAGTATACGCCTTGGACGTTTTCCGTCGTCGCGGATATCTTCAGATCTTTTCCACAAGTCGAATGGATCACCACGGTCCATCCACAGAGATGGAACGAAAGAGGCCAGAGTGTGCATGTGGACTTCACCGGAGGCTTCAGCAGCCGAGCGTTCCTAAAAGGAAGCAACTTTCCGGTCAGTGGATCGTATGGAAAGCGGTGGATCCAGCAGGAATCCACGTTTTGGAGGCGGTCATTATGGGAACGGGCTGGTGGACGTCTCGACCCATGTTTCAAGGCTGCAGGGGATTTTGACCTCTGGGCGCGCTTTTTTGAACATGCGGAACTCTATGGTGTGGACGCGGTGCTGGGAGGATTCCGGGTTCACGGCGACCAACGGTCCGTTCGCCTGAAGGAACAGTATATGGCGGAAGCTGAGAGGGTCCTTTGCCGATATGGACAGTGGCCTTGTCAATGGTGGGAAGGTGCAATGCGGAGTTTCCTCTGGAAACTCTTGCGCACGCACTCGATGGTTCGCCTGCCTGAATGGAGCCGTCAGCTATTTCACAAAACGGGATTATTTTATCCCGCCAAAGTTGCTGTATGGACAGGAAAAGATTGGGAAATCATTACCGCCTTTGCGCTCTGA
- a CDS encoding glycosyltransferase yields the protein MRILQVNTADEAGGAEAVVWQLMQGYRRAGHASWMAVGRKISQDSHVVPLFHDQYRSAWSRFCLSLSGGIERLTVSGGGGRRLHRSIGLGLGQPFRMWEYWRGKEDFDFPGTDDALNVVPGGPDLIHCHNLHGAWLRSGGYFDLSVLSDWSKRRPVVLTLHDAWMLSGHCAHSFECDRWQTGCGDCPDLRIYPAVRHDATAFNWTRKRAIYAKSRVYVATPSRWLMQKVQDSILSPAVIDSKVIPNGVDRSIFCPSVDKAAVRDDLGIPRRIQVLLFVAHGIRNNMWKDYGMLRNVMERVAAQTKGRELWFLALGEEAEAERIGNVTIRFVPYIRDKRKLAQYYQAADAYVHAAKADTFPHSVLEALACGLPVIATAVGGIPEQVEYGETGFLVPRGDAEGMAAHILRLLADDDLRTHCIDRAVETASRRFDVSLQISSYLDWFESIIRAWKPEGDGHRPPVPRGEPSGEADFATARAAEVAGRR from the coding sequence ATGCGAATATTGCAGGTCAATACAGCCGATGAGGCTGGGGGAGCCGAGGCCGTGGTCTGGCAGCTTATGCAAGGGTATCGGCGTGCGGGACACGCCTCCTGGATGGCGGTCGGCCGGAAGATTTCTCAAGATTCCCACGTAGTTCCATTGTTCCACGATCAGTATCGAAGTGCCTGGAGCCGTTTCTGCTTGTCCTTGTCCGGAGGGATCGAGCGTCTTACGGTAAGCGGTGGAGGCGGTCGCCGGCTTCATCGTTCCATCGGATTGGGCTTGGGCCAACCGTTCCGGATGTGGGAGTACTGGCGCGGAAAAGAGGATTTCGATTTTCCCGGCACAGATGACGCGTTGAACGTCGTACCAGGCGGTCCTGATCTCATCCATTGCCATAACCTGCACGGCGCATGGTTGCGGAGCGGAGGGTATTTCGATCTGTCCGTGTTATCGGACTGGTCGAAGAGACGTCCTGTCGTGTTGACTCTGCACGATGCCTGGATGTTGAGCGGGCATTGCGCCCACTCGTTTGAGTGTGATCGCTGGCAAACCGGATGCGGTGATTGCCCGGACCTGCGCATCTATCCGGCTGTCCGACATGATGCGACCGCCTTCAATTGGACACGAAAGCGGGCGATCTACGCGAAGAGCCGCGTGTATGTGGCCACGCCGTCCCGCTGGCTGATGCAGAAGGTTCAGGATTCTATCCTTTCTCCCGCTGTGATCGATTCCAAGGTCATTCCGAACGGCGTCGACCGATCGATTTTTTGTCCTTCTGTCGACAAAGCCGCCGTTCGTGACGACCTGGGAATACCTCGGCGGATCCAGGTGCTCCTATTCGTCGCACACGGCATCAGAAACAACATGTGGAAAGACTATGGGATGCTCCGAAACGTGATGGAGCGGGTGGCTGCGCAGACGAAAGGACGGGAACTGTGGTTTCTTGCTCTGGGAGAAGAAGCAGAAGCGGAACGGATTGGAAACGTCACGATACGATTCGTCCCTTACATACGGGACAAACGGAAACTCGCACAGTACTATCAGGCCGCTGATGCGTATGTGCACGCAGCGAAGGCCGACACGTTTCCCCATTCCGTGCTTGAGGCCCTCGCCTGCGGGCTGCCAGTGATTGCGACGGCTGTCGGCGGCATTCCGGAGCAAGTGGAATATGGCGAGACGGGCTTTCTGGTGCCCCGGGGCGACGCCGAAGGCATGGCCGCGCATATTCTACGTCTACTGGCGGACGACGATCTCCGCACGCATTGCATAGATCGGGCGGTGGAGACGGCCTCGCGACGGTTTGACGTGTCCCTGCAGATTTCGTCCTACCTGGATTGGTTCGAGTCGATCATTCGCGCCTGGAAACCTGAAGGTGACGGCCATAGACCCCCGGTTCCTCGTGGAGAGCCATCTGGCGAGGCCGACTTTGCGACGGCCCGCGCGGCAGAGGTGGCTGGTCGACGCTAA
- a CDS encoding glycosyltransferase, with amino-acid sequence MPYKIVLLIVGCGIGGTESHVLELASRLDQRRYDVVVCSLKPLGPVGRELHARGIRVMSLNGLGKYDPRVLWRLWAMIRQERPDLVQSFLFWANVSARVLCRLTRRQPVVSSYHDEIVSEHWLHRLVDRMTLAWSAKIVCCSHAVQRSVMSKIGGRGGQFEVIPFGVEATQFLSKGEVSRGELGVTNGAPVIGTVCRLVEPKKGLSILLRAVAALGHHPVAHSFQVVLIGEGPAEEGLRSLSRQLNIASRVIFTGPRRDIPQLLPLLDIFVLPSLYEGFGIALLEAMAAGRPVIATAVGGIPEFITNGKTGLLVEPGNVAMLADAIHSLLEDPERAARMACSGQRDVRERYGIESVVRQHEEVYASCLAGASQPPTEARCRRKCKHTCISIS; translated from the coding sequence ATGCCATACAAGATTGTTCTGCTCATCGTCGGTTGCGGGATCGGAGGAACGGAGTCGCATGTTTTGGAGCTGGCCTCTCGATTGGACCAGCGCAGGTACGACGTGGTGGTGTGTTCGTTAAAACCTCTTGGACCTGTCGGAAGGGAACTGCATGCGCGAGGCATTCGTGTGATGTCATTGAACGGCCTGGGGAAATATGATCCCAGGGTCCTCTGGCGTCTGTGGGCCATGATCCGCCAAGAGCGTCCCGACCTTGTGCAATCGTTTCTGTTTTGGGCCAACGTCTCCGCTCGCGTGCTGTGCAGGCTGACCCGTCGTCAACCGGTCGTCTCGTCGTATCACGACGAGATCGTTTCCGAGCATTGGCTGCATCGTCTTGTGGACCGGATGACCCTGGCTTGGAGCGCAAAGATTGTCTGCTGTTCACACGCCGTGCAACGTTCGGTGATGTCTAAGATCGGTGGACGAGGCGGCCAGTTCGAGGTCATCCCTTTCGGAGTCGAGGCGACACAGTTCCTCTCGAAAGGGGAAGTGTCCAGAGGCGAGTTGGGAGTGACGAACGGCGCACCCGTGATTGGCACCGTGTGCCGGTTGGTCGAACCGAAAAAAGGGTTGAGCATCCTGCTACGGGCGGTCGCAGCGTTGGGGCACCACCCGGTTGCTCATTCTTTCCAGGTCGTCCTGATTGGAGAGGGACCTGCCGAAGAGGGACTCCGCAGCTTGAGCCGTCAGCTGAACATCGCATCGCGGGTCATATTTACCGGTCCACGCCGGGACATTCCGCAGCTGTTGCCGCTGTTGGACATTTTCGTCTTACCCTCCTTGTATGAAGGATTCGGTATTGCACTGCTGGAAGCCATGGCGGCCGGAAGACCCGTCATCGCGACGGCGGTGGGAGGCATCCCGGAATTCATTACGAATGGGAAGACCGGTCTTCTCGTTGAGCCAGGCAATGTGGCAATGCTTGCGGACGCGATCCACTCTCTTCTCGAAGATCCAGAGCGTGCAGCGCGGATGGCATGTTCCGGACAAAGGGATGTTCGTGAACGATACGGCATCGAGTCTGTGGTCCGGCAGCACGAAGAGGTGTATGCGTCATGTCTGGCCGGGGCATCACAACCACCAACCGAAGCGCGGTGCAGGAGAAAGTGTAAGCACACATGCATCTCTATCTCCTGA
- a CDS encoding FkbM family methyltransferase, with protein MRYSVKTVIPAAIRRPAREMADLVISMRSAWSLGKVRRRAEAARAGEELSCLEFRVRINDGPNFYVLYHDIFVRGIYRFDSRQPDPLILDCGSNVGMSILYFKHLYPQARIIGFEPDPAIVKYLEDNVATNDLSDVQIVQAAVGGREGSLTFYSDGKYGSCLAHLTTGGAPAGWSAHAVPCVKLRDYLHEPVDFLKMNIEGAEWEALADSGDRLRSVNEMAIEYHHLPGLPRTLHKILGLLDELGFDSVVSDFNLDTYSGARPPLTLNSQSSYFRHIYAKRRN; from the coding sequence GTGAGATATTCCGTCAAGACGGTCATCCCTGCCGCCATTCGCAGACCTGCCCGCGAGATGGCGGATCTGGTCATCTCCATGCGCTCCGCCTGGTCTCTGGGAAAGGTGCGGAGACGGGCCGAGGCCGCCCGGGCAGGCGAAGAACTGTCTTGTCTCGAGTTTCGTGTTCGAATCAATGACGGACCGAACTTCTACGTGCTTTATCACGATATCTTTGTCAGAGGTATCTATCGCTTTGATTCTCGTCAGCCGGATCCTCTCATCCTTGATTGCGGCAGCAATGTGGGGATGTCCATTCTGTATTTCAAGCATCTGTATCCGCAGGCGCGCATCATAGGATTTGAACCGGATCCTGCGATTGTGAAGTACCTGGAGGACAATGTGGCCACAAACGACCTGTCCGATGTGCAGATCGTGCAGGCGGCCGTTGGCGGGCGTGAGGGCTCGCTGACATTCTATTCGGATGGCAAGTACGGAAGTTGTCTCGCACATTTGACTACCGGCGGAGCACCGGCCGGATGGTCGGCACATGCCGTACCCTGCGTGAAATTGCGCGACTATCTGCATGAGCCGGTGGATTTCCTCAAAATGAACATCGAAGGGGCTGAATGGGAAGCCTTGGCGGACAGTGGAGATCGCCTCCGAAGCGTGAATGAGATGGCTATCGAATACCATCATCTCCCCGGTCTGCCCCGAACGCTCCATAAGATTCTCGGGCTCCTGGATGAATTGGGATTCGACTCGGTGGTCAGCGATTTCAATTTGGATACGTACAGCGGAGCGCGCCCTCCACTGACATTGAACAGCCAATCCAGTTATTTCCGGCATATCTACGCAAAGCGAAGGAACTGA
- a CDS encoding GNAT family N-acetyltransferase yields the protein MIAHDCEVIQEDKSLRADFEWAQFGHAALVDTVIDGLPHRARLALERAAEGWLGSLGFCTQYAVPPATRVYVRLDEEANVTAACFYTRQSGRWWFKTLHLFGPCRFTEDELQQIMREKCAALAIITCMGSEDLERWPTSWYRCSRRAVNEDIIVDLPGTEDEYLASLGHNARTQLPYYLRRVEKEWGSGFTVLTVTGSDISRQMFADLVDLNRIRIEHKGVTHLWNEGLIERRWKLARECGLFVGLYRHDHLVAGTISYLHRDQAYFILIGHHEEYNRLRLGKLALWLTIRHLIRSGVVRYHLLWGASPYKLSLGGRPHVLSELTVFRHSLVAAVWYLDQWICTFVVCAKRLVKASRAMTRRMMGTLRGSPETLRTS from the coding sequence ATGATCGCCCATGACTGTGAAGTGATTCAGGAAGATAAATCGCTGCGGGCGGACTTCGAATGGGCGCAGTTCGGACACGCGGCTCTTGTGGATACCGTCATAGACGGCCTTCCTCATCGAGCCCGGTTGGCCTTGGAGCGTGCGGCAGAGGGATGGCTCGGGTCATTGGGCTTTTGCACGCAGTATGCGGTTCCTCCTGCCACTCGTGTGTACGTTCGTCTTGATGAAGAGGCGAATGTGACGGCGGCGTGCTTCTATACCCGACAGAGTGGGCGATGGTGGTTCAAGACACTTCACCTATTCGGTCCCTGTCGATTTACGGAGGACGAGCTGCAGCAGATAATGCGGGAGAAATGCGCCGCGTTGGCGATCATCACATGTATGGGGTCAGAGGATCTCGAACGGTGGCCCACGTCATGGTATCGATGCTCCCGTCGTGCCGTTAACGAGGACATCATCGTCGATCTGCCCGGGACGGAAGACGAATACCTGGCGTCCCTGGGCCACAACGCTCGGACACAATTACCGTATTACCTCAGGCGCGTCGAGAAGGAATGGGGCTCAGGATTTACAGTGCTCACAGTCACGGGCAGCGATATCTCGCGGCAGATGTTTGCCGACCTGGTGGATTTAAATCGAATCAGAATTGAGCATAAAGGCGTCACGCACTTATGGAACGAGGGGCTGATTGAACGGCGTTGGAAGCTGGCGAGAGAATGTGGCCTCTTTGTGGGGTTGTACCGTCACGACCATCTCGTGGCCGGCACGATTTCATATCTTCATCGCGACCAAGCCTATTTCATCCTCATTGGTCATCACGAAGAGTATAACAGGCTGCGCCTCGGAAAGCTCGCGCTCTGGCTGACGATCCGGCACCTCATCCGGAGCGGCGTCGTACGCTATCATCTGCTTTGGGGAGCTTCTCCCTACAAATTGTCCTTGGGCGGGCGGCCTCATGTCTTGTCGGAATTGACAGTATTTCGACATTCCTTGGTCGCTGCAGTATGGTATCTGGACCAGTGGATCTGCACATTCGTGGTGTGTGCAAAGCGCCTCGTGAAAGCATCCCGTGCGATGACACGCAGGATGATGGGAACGCTCAGAGGGTCTCCCGAGACGTTGCGAACGTCATGA